One window of the Marmota flaviventris isolate mMarFla1 chromosome 2, mMarFla1.hap1, whole genome shotgun sequence genome contains the following:
- the Eif2b2 gene encoding translation initiation factor eIF2B subunit beta: MPGAAAKGSELSERIESFVETLKRGGGQRSSEHMARETLGLLRRIITDHRWSNAGELMELIRREGRRMTAAQPSETTVGNMVRRVLKIIREEYGRLHGRSDESDQQESLHKLLTSGGLSEDFSVHYAQLQSNIIEAINELLVELEGTTENIAAQALEHIHSNEVIMTIGFSRTVEAFLKEAARKRKFHVIVAECAPFCQGHEMAVNLSKAGIETTVMTDAAIFAVMSRVNKVIIGTKTILANGALRAVAGTHTLALAAKHHFTPLIVCAPMFKLSPQFPNEEDSFHKFVAPEEVLPFTEGDILEKVSVHCPVFDYVPPELITLFISNIGGNAPSYIYRLMSELYHPDDHVL; the protein is encoded by the exons ATGCCGGGAGCCGCGGCGAAGGGCTCGGAGTTGTCCGAGAGGATCGAGAGCTTTGTGGAGACCCTAAAGCGGGGTGGTGGGCAGCGCAGCTCGGAGCACATGGCTCGGGAGACCCTGGGGCTGCTGCGCCGGATCATCACGGACCACCGCTGGAGTAACGCAG GGGAGCTGATGGAGTTGATCCGCAGAGAGGGCCGGAGAATGACGGCCGCGCAGCCCTCGGAGACCACCGTGGGCAACATGGTGCGGAGAGTGCTCAAGATCATCCGGGAGGAGTATGGCAG ACTGCACGGACGCAGTGACGAGAGCGATCAGCAGGAGTCCCTGCACAAACTCTTGACATCTGGAGGTCTGAGCGAGGATTTCAGCGTCCATTATGCCCAACTGCAGTCCAACATAATTGAGGCGATTAATGAGCTGCTCGTGGAGCTGG AGGGCACCACGGAGAACATTGCAGCCCAGGCTCTGGAGCACATCCATTCCAATGAGGTGATTATGACCATTGGCTTCTCCAGAACAGTGGAGGCCTTCCTCAAAGAGGCTGCCCGAAAGAGGAAATTCCATGTCATTGTGGCAGAGTGTGCTCCTTTCTGCCAG GGTCATGAAATGGCTGTCAATTTGTCCAAAGCAGGTATTGAGACTACTGTCATGACTGATGCTGCCATTTTTGCTGTTATGTCAAGAGTCAACAAG GTGATCATTGGCACAAAGACCATCCTGGCTAATGGTGCGCTGCGAGCTGTGGCAGGAACCCATACTTTGGCACTGGCAGCAAAGCACCATTTCACACCACTCATCGTCTGTGCACCCATGTTCAAGCTTTCCCCACAG ttCCCCAATGAAGAAGATTCATTTCACAAGTTTGTGGCTCCTGAAGAAGTCCTGCCTTTCACAGAAG GGGACATTCTGGAGAAGGTCAGCGTTCACTGCCCTGTGTTTGACTACGTTCCCCCTGAGCTCATTACCCTGTTTATCTCCAACATTGGTGGGAATGCACCGTCATACATCTATCGCCTGATGAGTGAGCTCTACCATCCTGATGACCATGTCTTATGA